A genomic segment from Eriocheir sinensis breed Jianghai 21 chromosome 46, ASM2467909v1, whole genome shotgun sequence encodes:
- the LOC126980927 gene encoding keratin-associated protein 16-1-like: MPRRPDPKTYPDPPPAPDQRDALWRRVKVKCSPVLPCVAQCSPVFPSVALCSPVFPSVAQCSSVFPSVALCCPVFPSVALCSPVFPSVAQCSPVLPCVAQCCPVLPRHPWSPPRPSSV, encoded by the exons ATGCCGCGCCGCCCAGACCCCAAGACTTACCCCGACCCGCCCCCCGCCCCGGATCAGCGTGATGCACTATG GAGGCGGGTCAAGGTCAAG TGTTCCCCAGTGTTGCCCTGTGTTGCCCAGTGTTCCCCAGTGTTCCCCAGTGTTGCCCTGTGTTCCCCAGTGTTCCCCAGTGTTGCCCAGTGTTCCTCAGTGTTCCCCAGTGTTGCCCTGTGTTGCCCAGTGTTCCCCAGTGTTGCCCTGTGTTCCCCAGTGTTCCCCAGTGTTGCCCAGTGTTCCCCAGTGTTGCCCTGTGTTGCCCAGTGTTGCCCAGTGTTGCCCCGTCACCCCTGGAGCCCCCCGCGCCCATCTAGTGTGTAG